The following coding sequences are from one Triticum aestivum cultivar Chinese Spring chromosome 5A, IWGSC CS RefSeq v2.1, whole genome shotgun sequence window:
- the LOC123106009 gene encoding 12-oxophytodienoate reductase 1 has protein sequence METTTTPLLTQYKMGSFNLAHRVVLAPLSRCRSYGNLAQPHNAVYYAQRAAPGALLVAEACAVSEAARGYPHVPGLWSPEQVEAWKPVVDAVHAKGAVFFCQIWHTGRVSPTEFQPNGQAPVSSTDKQVTPEVFHDGSVLEFAAPRRLETEEIPHIVNDFRIAARNAMRAGFDGVEIHAGNGYLIDQFMKDGVNDRTDAYGGGLDNRCRFAAEVIAAVCHEAGAGRVGVRLSPFADYVDCVDSDPEALGLHVIGVMNGLGVLYCHMIEPRMCVNERMIPRRLLPFRRAFRGTFMVNGGYDREEGDKAVVEGYADLVAYGRLFLASPDLPERFGRNAVLNKYDRSTFYTSDPVVGYTDYPFLDPED, from the exons ATGGAGACGACGACGACTCCTCTCCTGACGCAATACAAGATGGGCAGCTTCAACCTTGCGCACAG GGTTGTCCTTGCTCCACTGTCGCGGTGTAGGTCGTACGGGAACCTCGCCCAGCCGCACAACGCGGTGTACTACGCGCAGAGGGCTGCGCCGGGCGCCCTCCTCGTCGCCGAGGCCTGCGCCGTGTCCGAGGCCGCGCGGGGCTACCCGCACGTCCCCGGCCTGTGGAGCCCGGAGCAGGTGGAGGCGTGGAAGCCGGTGGTCGACGCCGTACACGCCAAGGGCGCCGTCTTCTTCTGCCAGATATGGCACACGGGCCGCGTCTCGCCCACCG AGTTCCAGCCTAATGGGCAAGCTCCGGTGTCGAGCACGGATAAGCAGGTGACGCCTGAGGTCTTCCATGACGGTAGTGTCCTGGAGTTCGCGGCCCCTCGAAGGCTGGAGACGGAGGAGATACCCCACATCGTCAACGACTTCCGGATCGCCGCTAGGAACGCCATGAGAGCTG GGTTCGACGGCGTGGAGATCCACGCGGGCAACGGTTACCTGATCGACCAGTTCATGAAGGACGGCGTCAACGACCGGACTGACGCCTACGGCGGCGGCCTGGACAACCGCTGCCGCTTCGCCGCGGAGGTGATCGCGGCCGTGTGCCACGAGGCCGGCGCGGGCCGCGTCGGCGTGCGCCTCTCCCCGTTCGCCGACTACGTCGACTGCGTGGACTCCGATCCGGAGGCGCTCGGGCTGCACGTGATCGGCGTCATGAACGGGCTCGGCGTCCTCTACTGCCACATGATCGAGCCGCGGATGTGCGTCAACGAGCGGATGATCCCGCGCCGCCTGCTGCCGTTCAGGAGGGCGTTCAGGGGGACCTTCATGGTGAACGGCGGGTACGACCGGGAGGAAGGGGACAAGGCCGTCGTCGAAGGCTACGCTGATCTTGTGGCGTACGGGCGGCTCTTCCTGGCCAGCCCCGACCTGCCGGAGAGGTTCGGGAGGAACGCAGTTCTGAATAAGTATGACAGGAGCACGTTCTACACCTCTGATCCTGTTGTTGGCTACACCGACTACCCTTTTCTTGATCCGGAGGATTAG